One segment of Bacteroidota bacterium DNA contains the following:
- a CDS encoding 2TM domain-containing protein, with translation MHCFKRHLFAYIVVNIFLVGLYFSNYKQGETAGYWFIYPLFG, from the coding sequence ATGCATTGCTTTAAACGCCATCTGTTTGCTTATATCGTAGTAAATATTTTCCTTGTCGGATTGTATTTCTCAAATTACAAGCAAGGGGAAACTGCGGGTTATTGGTTCATCTATCCATTGTTCGGTTAG